The window TGGAAAAGGTGGGATCTCGGGTCACCAAGGTGGTACCCGGGGATCATGTGACCCTGAGCTGGATGTCCTGCGGGGAATGCCCCTCCTGCAAGGCAGGCAAGGACCCTTATTGCGAAAATTTTTTGCAGCTCAATTTCAGCGGTGCCAGGCCCGACGGAACAACAACCATGCGGAAGGGAGAGCAGGTTGTTCATGGCAGTTTCTTTGGGCAGTCTGCCTTTGCGGATTATGCCCTGGTTGTGGAACGGAATGTCGTGAAAGTCCCCAGGGATATCCCTCTTGAAATCTTAGGCCCCATGGGCTGCGGTATTATGACCGGGGCAGGTGCGGTCATCAATTCTCTCAAGGCCAGCGCAGGCACATCCATTGCCGTATTCGGCGCAGGGACCGTGGGGATGAGCGCCATCATGGCCGCGGCGGTCTGCGGCTGCACCACCATCATCGCCGTGGATATCCATCCTGACCGACTCACCATGGCCAGGGAGTTGGGCGCCACCCACACAGTCAATGCCGGTGAAGGGGATGTGGTTGAAGCGGTCAAGGAGATCACGGGTGGAGGCCCGAATTTCAGCCTTGAGTGCGTGGGGAACCCGGCGGTATTGCGACAGGCCGTAGACATTCTCCCTCTCCTCGGCGTGTGCGGCCTGGTGGGGGTGGTGGCCCCGGGCACCGAGGTCACTCTCAATATGGACCTGATCATGAACGGCCGCGCGGTTCGGGGGATCATTGAAGGGGATGCCATTCCCGATCTCTTTATCCCCAAATTGATCGAGCTCTACCGGCAGGGCCGGTTTCCCTTTGACCGCATGATCGCCTTCTATCCCTTTAAAGACATCAATCAGGCCGTGGAAGACATGGAAAAGGGGCTGGTGATCAAGCCGGTCCTGCGGTTGTAGACACTTTGGCGCACTTCAGTCACTTCTCATGGAAAGGGGGGCACAGACATGAAATTTATCAGGGTGAATATGAACGACAAGGCGGTCCGTGTTGAGGAGGTGCCGCAGGCATATCTCGGGCTCGGGGGGAGGGGTCTGACATCCATCTTTGTGAACACGGAAGTCCCGCCGAAATGTGACCCCTTGGGTCCGGAGAATAAACTCATTTTTGCCCCCGGTTCCCTGACAGGGACCCCGCTGGTCAATACCAGCCGCATCTCTGTGGGGTCGAAAAGCCCGCTCACCGGGGGGATCAAGGAGAGCAATGCGGGCGGAACGGTTTCCGCGGCCCTGGGAAACTTAGGGATCACGGCCCTGATTATTGAGGGCCAGTGCCCGGAAGAAGAACGATACCTCCTGAGGATCGACCGGGACGGCAAGGCCGAGCTGATTTCAGCGCAGGACCTTAAAGGGATGCGGACCTATGCCCTGGCGGAGAAGCTGTTCGAGACCTATGGGGCGGAGAATGCCGTGCTCTGCATCGGCCCTGCCGGGGAGCAGCGGCTGGCTGCGGCCTCCATACAGAGCACCGATGTGGACGGCCGGCCCTGCCGGGCCGCGGGCCGGGGGGGTCTGGGCGCGGTCATGGGCGCAAAAGGGCTTAAGGCCATCGTGGTGGACCAGCGGGGCGACAACGCCGATCCTCTGGCCGATCCCGAGGCCTTCAAGGCGGCCAACCAGGCGATCGTCAAGGTCATCAAGGCCCATCCTGTGGCCGGGCAAATGATGCCCGGCCTGGGGACGGCCGGCCTGGTGGCCCCGGTCAACGCCATGGGGGCGTTTCCCAGCTACAATGCCACAAAGGGTGTCCTGGACGGATGGGAAAAGATCAGCGGGGAGGCCATGGCCCGGATGATTCAGGAGCGGGGCGGGAAGACCACCCATATGGGGTGCGCCCAGTGCATCATCCACTGCTCCAACGAGTTCGTAGACAAGGGGGGCAAGTATGTGACGAGCTCTCTTGAATACGAAACCATCTGGTCCATGGGGGGGATGACCGGGATCGGCGACCTGGACATGGTGGCGCGGCTGGATTTTCTCTGCGACGACATCGGCGTGGATACCATGAGCACGGGGGTGGCCGTCGGCGTGGCCATGGATGCGGGCTACAAATCTTTTGGGGACGGGGAGGCCGCCGTCGAGATGGTGGAGGAGATCGCCTCGGGCACTCCGTTCGGCAGGATTCTGGGGCAAGGGCCTGCTGCCGTGGGGAAGCACTTAAACCACGCCCGGGTTCCGGTGGTAAAGGGCCAGAGCATTGCCGCCTACGATCCGAGGGCCATGCAGGGGAACGGCGTGACATTTGCCACCTCGCCCATGGGCGCGGATCACACCGCCGGAAACGTGATCGGCGAATACCTGGAGCAGAAGCTGGATCCCTTGAGCCCCGAAGGCCAGGTGGAGGCCTCCAGGTATCTGCAGATCGCCACGGCCGCGGCCGACTGCACGGGCCTGTGTTTAATGGCCTATGTGACCCTGACCACCCCTGAAGGGGGCGGGGCCCTCCTCCAGGCCATCAATGCCAAATTCGGGACACAGC is drawn from Deltaproteobacteria bacterium and contains these coding sequences:
- a CDS encoding NAD(P)-dependent alcohol dehydrogenase; translation: MKIRAAVIFEPSSEFVLEQLDLSEPSDDEILVRLVGSGICHTDLAGRDQHLPIPLPSVFGHEGAGVVEKVGSRVTKVVPGDHVTLSWMSCGECPSCKAGKDPYCENFLQLNFSGARPDGTTTMRKGEQVVHGSFFGQSAFADYALVVERNVVKVPRDIPLEILGPMGCGIMTGAGAVINSLKASAGTSIAVFGAGTVGMSAIMAAAVCGCTTIIAVDIHPDRLTMARELGATHTVNAGEGDVVEAVKEITGGGPNFSLECVGNPAVLRQAVDILPLLGVCGLVGVVAPGTEVTLNMDLIMNGRAVRGIIEGDAIPDLFIPKLIELYRQGRFPFDRMIAFYPFKDINQAVEDMEKGLVIKPVLRL
- a CDS encoding aldehyde ferredoxin oxidoreductase, whose product is MKFIRVNMNDKAVRVEEVPQAYLGLGGRGLTSIFVNTEVPPKCDPLGPENKLIFAPGSLTGTPLVNTSRISVGSKSPLTGGIKESNAGGTVSAALGNLGITALIIEGQCPEEERYLLRIDRDGKAELISAQDLKGMRTYALAEKLFETYGAENAVLCIGPAGEQRLAAASIQSTDVDGRPCRAAGRGGLGAVMGAKGLKAIVVDQRGDNADPLADPEAFKAANQAIVKVIKAHPVAGQMMPGLGTAGLVAPVNAMGAFPSYNATKGVLDGWEKISGEAMARMIQERGGKTTHMGCAQCIIHCSNEFVDKGGKYVTSSLEYETIWSMGGMTGIGDLDMVARLDFLCDDIGVDTMSTGVAVGVAMDAGYKSFGDGEAAVEMVEEIASGTPFGRILGQGPAAVGKHLNHARVPVVKGQSIAAYDPRAMQGNGVTFATSPMGADHTAGNVIGEYLEQKLDPLSPEGQVEASRYLQIATAAADCTGLCLMAYVTLTTPEGGGALLQAINAKFGTQLGPEDVPALGIKVLQAEREFNRKAGFTSKDDRLPGFFYKEALPPHNTVFSISDEELDRTFDF